One Spirochaetota bacterium genomic window carries:
- a CDS encoding patatin-like phospholipase family protein, with protein sequence MINPLKYFRNRTVGLALGSGGAKGLAHIAVIEYLASTGIAIDVIAGSSIGAVIGALHGIGSLDKFKKDMEKMTLRQLLGFMDPVMPRSGLIEGKGFVRFMERYIPRDARIEDLKTPLAVLATDYVSGTSVIFRTGNLLEALRASVSIPGVLVPVRYGDTILVDGGVANPLPINVVRGMGAGITIAVNLHPRLKKRGLRHYVAMPAADSEPKAKPERLVPVGDGRPLDVRSPGTGIKWLKALETWLHADRKKDSKTMPNIFEVMAGSVDIMEYVNTALLLRYNSPTVLIEPDVIDVQTLDFADAKKIINEGYLACVRAEKTLVRRVKAWI encoded by the coding sequence ATGATCAACCCCTTGAAATATTTCCGGAACCGCACGGTGGGCCTTGCCCTGGGCAGCGGCGGCGCCAAGGGCCTTGCCCACATTGCCGTGATCGAGTACCTCGCGTCAACGGGGATCGCCATTGACGTTATCGCGGGGTCCAGCATCGGCGCGGTGATCGGCGCCCTCCATGGCATCGGCAGCCTGGACAAATTCAAAAAAGACATGGAAAAGATGACATTGCGCCAGCTCCTGGGATTCATGGACCCGGTGATGCCGCGGTCCGGTCTCATAGAGGGGAAGGGCTTCGTCAGGTTCATGGAGCGGTATATCCCCCGCGACGCCAGGATCGAGGACCTGAAAACTCCCCTGGCGGTGCTGGCCACGGATTACGTCAGCGGTACCTCGGTCATTTTCCGGACCGGGAACCTCCTGGAGGCGCTCCGCGCCAGCGTATCCATTCCCGGCGTACTTGTGCCGGTCAGGTACGGCGATACCATCCTGGTGGATGGCGGCGTGGCGAACCCGCTGCCGATCAACGTGGTGCGGGGCATGGGCGCGGGCATAACCATCGCGGTGAACCTTCACCCGCGGCTGAAAAAACGGGGCCTCAGGCATTATGTTGCGATGCCCGCAGCGGATAGTGAGCCGAAGGCCAAACCGGAAAGGCTCGTGCCGGTCGGCGACGGGCGGCCCCTGGACGTGCGCTCCCCGGGCACCGGCATAAAATGGCTCAAGGCCCTGGAAACATGGCTCCACGCCGACAGGAAGAAGGATAGCAAGACCATGCCCAATATTTTCGAGGTGATGGCCGGATCCGTCGACATCATGGAGTATGTCAACACCGCCCTCCTCCTAAGGTATAATTCGCCCACGGTCCTGATCGAGCCGGATGTCATCGATGTCCAGACCCTCGATTTTGCCGACGCGAAAAAGATAATCAATGAAGGATATCTCGCCTGCGTCAGGGCGGAGAAGACGCTGGTCCGAAGGGTCAAGGCGTGGATTTAA
- the ligA gene encoding NAD-dependent DNA ligase LigA — protein sequence MARKKDDIAKRYNELCDLILEYNRHYYDLSAPLVDDAEYDRLVAELADIEAKRPDLKRADSPAAKVGGYASATFSEVPHDPPMLSLGNIFTGEELADFDARCRKAAEGEPLYSMELKYDGLAVEVVYEKGKLKQGSTRGNGEVGEDVTRNLATIRAVPRTLKGAAPEYLSVRGEVFMRHGEFDRLNASRADKGEPAFANPRNAASGSLRQLDPAVTAERSLDAVFYAVGRVSEDLPMPDQRSLFEGLPGLGLPVSPQAAVGTVEQIKEFYAYWLENRHTLDFDIDGIVIKANDFSLRGRMGVTSKAPRWAVAWKFPAREAVTGLESVDFQVGRTGIITPVANLHPINIGGVIVKRATLHNFKEVERLDARIGDRVRIIRAGDVIPKVIEVVRHDGAARGQSIVPPDRCPSCGEELRQEDIYLRCVNPSCESKRMEALKFFVSKDGMDIEFFGPELVQRLYDAGRLNTIADFYKITRDDLMGLDRMGDKLADKVLDSINARRSVPLSRFLQSLGIRNVGGHVASVIAGHVRSLGRLREMGVDDLMDIHEVGPGVAESVYGYFHDAKNLALVDDMVGAGLVVEEEEAAAESGSPLSGKTFVVTGTLSRFGRQEAEDIIKKLGGRAAGSVSARTDYVVAGESPGSKLDKARSLGVTVIGEDEFITMIGKQSDE from the coding sequence ATGGCCAGGAAAAAAGACGATATCGCGAAGCGATATAATGAGCTCTGCGATCTTATCCTCGAATACAACCGTCATTACTATGATTTGAGCGCGCCCCTGGTGGACGACGCGGAATATGACCGCCTCGTTGCGGAGCTCGCCGATATCGAGGCGAAGCGCCCCGACCTGAAGCGCGCCGATTCCCCGGCGGCCAAGGTGGGCGGCTACGCGTCGGCGACTTTTTCCGAGGTGCCCCACGATCCCCCCATGCTTTCCCTGGGCAATATCTTCACCGGCGAAGAGCTGGCTGATTTTGACGCCCGGTGCCGGAAGGCGGCGGAGGGCGAGCCTCTCTATTCCATGGAATTGAAGTACGACGGTCTCGCGGTGGAAGTGGTCTACGAAAAGGGAAAGCTCAAACAGGGGTCGACCCGCGGCAACGGCGAGGTGGGGGAGGATGTGACGCGGAACCTGGCCACCATCAGGGCGGTGCCCCGCACCCTTAAGGGCGCCGCGCCGGAATACCTTTCCGTCCGGGGCGAGGTCTTCATGCGCCACGGCGAGTTTGACCGCCTGAACGCGTCCCGCGCGGATAAAGGCGAGCCGGCCTTCGCCAATCCCCGCAATGCAGCGTCGGGGAGCCTGCGCCAGCTCGACCCGGCCGTGACCGCGGAGCGGAGCCTCGACGCCGTGTTCTACGCCGTCGGCAGGGTCTCCGAAGACCTGCCGATGCCGGACCAGCGGTCGCTCTTCGAAGGACTTCCCGGCCTGGGCCTGCCGGTGAGCCCCCAGGCGGCGGTGGGCACGGTGGAGCAAATAAAGGAATTTTACGCGTACTGGCTTGAGAACAGGCATACCCTCGATTTCGACATAGACGGGATCGTGATCAAGGCGAACGATTTCTCCCTCCGCGGCCGCATGGGCGTCACCAGCAAGGCCCCGCGGTGGGCCGTGGCGTGGAAGTTCCCAGCCCGGGAGGCGGTCACCGGCCTCGAATCGGTCGACTTCCAGGTGGGCCGCACCGGCATCATCACCCCGGTGGCGAACCTGCATCCCATCAATATCGGCGGGGTCATCGTGAAGAGGGCGACCCTCCACAACTTCAAGGAGGTGGAGCGCCTGGACGCGCGCATCGGCGACAGGGTCAGGATCATAAGGGCCGGCGACGTGATCCCCAAGGTCATCGAGGTGGTGCGCCACGACGGCGCCGCCCGGGGCCAGTCAATCGTGCCGCCTGACCGGTGCCCTTCATGCGGCGAGGAGCTGCGGCAGGAGGACATTTACCTCCGCTGCGTCAATCCCTCCTGCGAATCGAAGCGGATGGAGGCGCTCAAGTTCTTCGTCTCGAAGGACGGCATGGACATCGAGTTCTTCGGACCGGAGCTGGTGCAGCGCCTCTACGACGCCGGGCGGCTCAATACCATCGCCGATTTCTACAAGATAACCAGGGACGACCTGATGGGCCTGGACCGCATGGGCGACAAGCTGGCGGACAAGGTCCTCGATTCCATCAACGCCCGGCGGAGCGTGCCCCTGTCGCGCTTTCTCCAGAGCCTCGGCATCAGGAACGTCGGCGGCCACGTGGCGTCGGTGATCGCCGGCCACGTGAGGAGCCTCGGCAGGCTCCGGGAGATGGGCGTCGATGACCTGATGGATATCCACGAGGTGGGGCCCGGCGTGGCGGAGTCGGTGTACGGCTATTTCCATGACGCAAAGAACCTGGCCCTGGTCGACGACATGGTCGGCGCGGGCCTCGTCGTGGAAGAGGAGGAGGCGGCTGCCGAATCGGGAAGCCCCCTGAGCGGCAAGACCTTTGTCGTAACCGGGACCCTGTCGCGCTTCGGCCGCCAGGAGGCCGAGGATATCATCAAGAAACTCGGCGGCAGGGCGGCGGGGTCCGTGAGCGCCAGGACCGATTACGTGGTCGCCGGTGAATCGCCCGGCTCGAAGCTTGACAAGGCCCGGAGCCTCGGCGTTACGGTGATAGGCGAAGATGAATTCATAACCATGATAGGGAAGCAATCCGATGAATAA